One part of the Candidatus Methylomirabilota bacterium genome encodes these proteins:
- a CDS encoding CHASE domain-containing protein, with protein sequence MSPVESSRPEASAPAASRASASLVDALRRAAPALGVLACTLLLTFAAWRYAGETVRADEQDRFDRIVAVSREAIDRRLDAYVLILLGVRALFADRPTVDRAGFSAYVTALDLPARYPDIRGLAWAPRVPAVARTRHELAMREGGLPGYEIHPASPRPESHPVAFVEPAAGFEDDVLGLDLAAWPESQAAMERARDSGQPAMSDRPAGLGGASDFLIFVPVYRDGRVPAAGEARRQALTGFVAMAFRPDAMMRALLGSTLSERVSVAIYDAEPPSSGRLLSDRDADLHPADSARELSGTVPLSFGGRTWTLRLTTRPPFHSAPGRLVPYSVLGSGLLISVLAFAIALLQSRALLRARRLGAEVQAAERRLRHANERFELAASAVSSAIYERSLAGGTLSWTHGLREMCGYERDEVAATGEWWLERVHPDDRPRVEAQLAAARAADRDFVAEYRFRARDGRYLDILDRGRPVRNGNARPVRMVGSMLDVSERKRAEVVLRESEARHRAVLESAMDAFVGMDHEGRITEFNPAAERMFGHARADVLGLELAGVIVPPSFREAHRRGLARYLTTGETVVIGGRLEVSALRADGREFPVELTVTRAGSDERPAFNAYIRDLTAQKQAEAARASLEMQLQQSQKMEAIGRLAGGVAHDFNNLLTVIGGRAHILLSRLKPDEPMYREVALIQKTSQRAVALTSQLLAFSRKQVVQPRVLELGPLMAELAPMLQRMIGEDVELSVLPTEGTGRVKVDPSQMQQVLMNLAVNARDAMPGGGRITVAVRDVEIRGAMPLGPASLPAGRYVALTVTDTGTGMSLETAEHIFEPFFTTKEQGKGTGLGLSTVYGIVEQSHGRIRVDSELGRGTTFTIYLPRVEEAMPAAPPAEPGRRVRTTSRTVLVVDDEPEVLEFATEILERVGYRVLDAADGPSAIEMVRHHSGDIHLLVTDMVMPGMSGRDLAERLRALRRALPVLYMSGYVQDASARAAFASEHSAFLAKPFAPETLADRVRELLSTADAETG encoded by the coding sequence ATGAGTCCAGTCGAGTCGAGCCGGCCCGAGGCTTCGGCGCCCGCCGCGAGCCGCGCCTCCGCATCGCTCGTCGACGCGCTCCGGAGAGCCGCGCCCGCCCTGGGCGTGCTGGCCTGCACCCTGCTGCTGACCTTCGCGGCGTGGCGGTACGCCGGCGAGACGGTGCGCGCCGACGAGCAGGACCGATTCGACCGCATCGTAGCGGTGAGCCGCGAGGCCATCGATCGGCGGCTCGACGCGTACGTCCTGATCCTGCTCGGCGTGCGAGCGCTCTTCGCGGACCGCCCGACGGTCGATCGCGCCGGCTTCAGCGCCTACGTCACCGCGCTGGACCTCCCGGCGCGCTACCCGGACATCCGCGGCCTCGCCTGGGCGCCGCGGGTGCCGGCCGTGGCCCGCACGCGGCACGAGCTGGCCATGCGCGAGGGCGGGCTGCCGGGATACGAGATCCATCCGGCCTCGCCCCGACCCGAGTCTCACCCGGTCGCGTTCGTGGAGCCGGCTGCCGGATTCGAGGACGACGTGCTGGGGCTGGACCTCGCCGCGTGGCCCGAGAGCCAGGCCGCGATGGAGCGAGCGCGGGACAGCGGCCAGCCCGCGATGAGCGACCGCCCGGCCGGGCTCGGCGGCGCCTCCGACTTCCTGATCTTCGTGCCGGTCTACCGCGACGGCCGGGTGCCCGCGGCGGGCGAGGCGCGGCGCCAGGCCCTCACCGGATTCGTGGCCATGGCGTTCCGCCCCGACGCGATGATGCGGGCGCTGCTCGGGTCGACGCTCTCCGAGCGGGTGAGCGTGGCGATCTACGACGCGGAGCCGCCCTCGTCCGGCCGGCTGCTCTCCGATCGCGATGCCGATCTGCACCCGGCGGACTCCGCCCGGGAGCTGAGCGGCACGGTGCCGCTGTCCTTCGGCGGACGCACGTGGACGCTTCGCCTGACCACGAGGCCGCCGTTTCATTCCGCTCCCGGGCGGCTGGTGCCGTACTCGGTGCTCGGCAGCGGCCTGCTGATCTCCGTCCTTGCATTCGCGATCGCGCTGCTGCAGTCGCGCGCGCTCCTCCGGGCTCGCCGCCTCGGCGCGGAGGTGCAGGCGGCGGAGCGGCGGCTGCGCCACGCCAACGAACGCTTCGAGCTGGCCGCCTCCGCGGTGAGCTCGGCGATCTACGAGCGGAGCCTGGCCGGCGGGACCCTCAGCTGGACGCACGGCCTCCGCGAGATGTGCGGCTATGAGCGGGACGAGGTCGCAGCCACCGGCGAGTGGTGGCTGGAACGCGTGCATCCCGACGACCGGCCGCGCGTCGAGGCGCAATTGGCGGCGGCGCGGGCCGCCGATCGCGATTTCGTGGCCGAGTACCGCTTCCGCGCGCGCGACGGCCGCTACCTCGACATCCTGGATCGGGGCCGGCCGGTCCGGAACGGCAACGCGCGGCCGGTCCGCATGGTCGGGAGCATGCTCGACGTGTCGGAGCGGAAGCGCGCGGAGGTGGTGCTGCGCGAGAGCGAGGCGCGGCATCGTGCGGTGCTGGAGTCGGCGATGGACGCCTTCGTGGGCATGGATCACGAGGGCCGCATCACCGAGTTCAATCCGGCGGCGGAGCGCATGTTCGGCCACGCGCGCGCCGACGTCCTCGGGCTCGAGCTCGCCGGGGTCATCGTGCCGCCCTCGTTCCGCGAGGCCCATCGCCGGGGCCTCGCGCGCTACCTGACCACCGGCGAGACGGTGGTCATCGGGGGACGGCTCGAGGTGAGCGCGCTCCGCGCTGACGGCCGCGAGTTTCCGGTCGAGCTGACCGTGACGCGGGCGGGCTCGGACGAGCGGCCCGCGTTCAACGCCTACATCCGGGATCTGACCGCGCAGAAGCAGGCCGAGGCGGCGCGGGCGAGCCTCGAGATGCAGCTGCAGCAGTCGCAGAAGATGGAGGCGATCGGCCGCCTCGCGGGCGGGGTGGCCCACGACTTCAACAACCTGCTCACCGTGATCGGCGGCCGGGCCCACATCCTGCTGAGCCGGCTCAAGCCGGACGAGCCGATGTACCGGGAGGTCGCGCTGATCCAGAAGACGTCGCAGCGAGCGGTGGCCTTGACGAGCCAGCTGCTCGCGTTCAGCCGCAAGCAGGTGGTCCAGCCGCGCGTGCTCGAGCTGGGGCCGCTGATGGCGGAGCTGGCGCCCATGCTGCAGCGGATGATCGGCGAGGACGTCGAGCTGTCGGTGCTGCCGACGGAAGGCACCGGGCGCGTGAAGGTCGATCCGAGCCAGATGCAGCAGGTGCTCATGAACCTCGCGGTCAACGCGCGCGACGCGATGCCGGGCGGCGGGCGGATCACGGTCGCGGTGCGCGACGTGGAGATCCGCGGGGCCATGCCGCTCGGCCCGGCCAGCCTGCCCGCCGGCCGGTACGTCGCGCTCACCGTCACCGACACCGGCACCGGCATGAGCCTCGAGACCGCCGAGCACATCTTCGAGCCGTTCTTCACCACCAAGGAGCAAGGGAAGGGGACCGGGCTCGGCCTGTCGACCGTCTACGGCATCGTCGAGCAGAGCCACGGCCGGATCCGCGTGGACAGCGAGCTGGGTCGCGGCACCACCTTCACCATCTACCTGCCACGGGTGGAGGAGGCGATGCCGGCGGCGCCGCCCGCGGAGCCGGGCCGCCGCGTGCGGACGACCTCGCGCACCGTGCTGGTGGTGGACGACGAGCCGGAGGTGCTCGAGTTCGCCACCGAGATCCTGGAGCGCGTGGGCTACCGCGTGCTCGACGCGGCCGACGGCCCGTCCGCGATCGAGATGGTGCGGCATCACTCGGGCGACATCCACCTCCTGGTGACGGACATGGTGATGCCGGGGATGTCCGGCCGCGACCTGGCCGAGCGCCTGCGCGCCCTGCGACGCGCGCTCCCGGTGCTGTACATGTCGGGCTACGTGCAGGACGCCTCCGCGCGCGCCGCGTTCGCGAGCGAGCACTCCGCGTTCCTGGCCAAGCCCTTCGCCCCCGAAACGCTGGCCGATCGGGTGCGGGAGCTGCTCTCCACCGCGGACGCCGAGACCGGGTGA
- a CDS encoding ABC transporter substrate-binding protein has translation MHRRVFVGGLASGLLARRFAAAQPVAGTPTIALLRPGVPSDAADRASVGAFLTGLQEADYARGTNVRVEARYAEGKLDRFKAIARDLVALPVDVLVTSNPYATQAARDATDRVPIVVALDYETDPVARGWIASIARPGGNVTGLFLDQPEMTGKLLELLKEAVPAGSRVAVLWDETIGRSQFETTQEAARVKGLAIRSLGVRRAEDLAEAFEAAARERADCLIMLTSPLLSIHRARISHLALKHRLPGITLFTNFPAFGLLMAYGPNQPDAFRRAATQYVVPILRGARPADLPVQRPEKFELVVNLKTARALGLTMPQSMLVRADQVIQ, from the coding sequence ATGCATCGGCGCGTCTTCGTCGGCGGCCTGGCCAGCGGGCTGCTCGCCCGGCGGTTCGCCGCCGCGCAGCCGGTGGCGGGGACGCCGACGATCGCCCTGCTTCGCCCAGGCGTCCCGAGTGACGCGGCGGACCGCGCGTCGGTCGGCGCCTTCCTGACGGGGCTACAGGAAGCCGACTACGCCCGAGGAACGAACGTTCGCGTCGAAGCCCGGTACGCAGAGGGCAAGCTCGATCGATTCAAGGCGATCGCGCGCGATCTGGTCGCGTTGCCGGTGGACGTCCTGGTCACGTCGAACCCGTACGCGACCCAGGCGGCCCGCGACGCGACCGACCGCGTACCGATCGTGGTCGCGCTCGACTACGAGACCGATCCGGTGGCGCGCGGCTGGATCGCAAGCATCGCCCGGCCCGGCGGTAACGTGACCGGGTTGTTCCTCGATCAGCCCGAGATGACCGGCAAGCTGCTCGAGCTCTTGAAGGAAGCCGTGCCGGCCGGCTCGCGCGTGGCCGTTCTCTGGGACGAGACGATCGGGCGGTCCCAGTTCGAGACCACTCAAGAGGCGGCACGCGTGAAGGGGCTGGCGATCAGATCACTCGGGGTGCGGCGCGCAGAGGATTTGGCCGAGGCGTTCGAAGCAGCCGCCCGCGAGCGCGCGGATTGCCTCATCATGCTGACCTCGCCACTGCTCTCGATTCATCGCGCGCGCATTTCCCACTTGGCCCTCAAGCACCGGTTGCCCGGGATCACCCTGTTCACCAACTTCCCGGCGTTCGGGCTTCTGATGGCATACGGGCCCAACCAGCCGGACGCGTTTCGACGCGCGGCGACCCAGTACGTTGTCCCGATCCTCCGCGGAGCGCGGCCGGCTGACCTTCCGGTTCAGCGTCCGGAGAAGTTCGAGCTCGTGGTCAACCTGAAGACGGCCAGGGCGCTCGGTCTGACGATGCCCCAGTCCATGCTGGTGCGCGCGGATCAGGTGATCCAGTAG
- a CDS encoding thiamine pyrophosphate-binding protein yields MSFLSGKQAFLQILKDEGVDTMFGNPGTTELPLMDGLVREPGIRYVLALQEAVAISMADGYAQASGKLGVVNVHTSPGLGNAMGMLYDAYEAGTPLLVTAGQHDQAMNLTEPILWSDLPPVARPYVKWSHEITRLEDLPRAVRRAVKTAMAHPTGPVFISLPVDVLNAERDLDLLQSTRVAPRIRGDRAAIEAAADLLVKATRPVLVSGDAVAHGDALAEMAQLAEVLGAPVYTECVPSTCSFPFTHPLYHGPFPRLGQPIRQMLMQHDLLFSVGGDLFTLSLPSDVEPMPEGLPLIHLDLDPWEIGKNYPAQVAIQGDPKATLPELVEALKRRLGPSQVKAVSARIEQLRVAQEARRDALRQEAAAQADRVPISPLALVGAVAGAVPDEAIIVDETISSSLGVRELLRARDHRGFYGLRGGGIGWGLPASLGVKLAQPDRPVIALVGDGSAMYTIQSLWSAAHDSIAVVFVIFNNQSYRILKQRTLALKGFSAEDDTYVAMDLVKPGLDYVGLAKAQGVPGELVDKTSGVAAAIKRGMASGGPYLVDVRIDGALRG; encoded by the coding sequence ATGTCCTTTCTCTCCGGCAAGCAGGCGTTCCTTCAGATCCTGAAGGACGAGGGTGTCGACACCATGTTCGGCAACCCCGGCACCACCGAGCTTCCGCTGATGGACGGCCTCGTGCGCGAGCCGGGGATTCGCTACGTCCTGGCCCTGCAGGAGGCGGTGGCGATCAGCATGGCCGACGGCTACGCGCAGGCCAGCGGCAAGCTCGGCGTGGTCAACGTCCACACCTCGCCGGGGCTGGGCAACGCGATGGGCATGCTCTACGACGCCTACGAGGCGGGCACGCCGCTGCTGGTCACCGCGGGACAGCACGACCAGGCCATGAACCTGACCGAGCCCATCCTGTGGTCGGATCTGCCGCCGGTGGCCCGGCCCTACGTGAAGTGGTCGCACGAGATCACGCGACTGGAGGACCTGCCCCGCGCGGTGCGCCGCGCGGTGAAGACCGCGATGGCGCATCCGACCGGGCCGGTGTTCATCTCGCTGCCGGTCGACGTGCTCAACGCCGAGCGCGATCTGGACCTGCTGCAATCCACGCGGGTCGCCCCGCGCATCCGCGGCGATCGCGCCGCGATCGAGGCGGCCGCCGACCTGCTGGTGAAGGCCACGCGGCCGGTCCTCGTGTCGGGCGACGCGGTGGCCCACGGCGACGCGCTCGCCGAGATGGCGCAGCTGGCCGAGGTGCTCGGCGCCCCGGTGTACACCGAGTGCGTGCCGTCCACCTGCTCGTTCCCGTTCACCCACCCGCTCTATCACGGTCCGTTCCCGCGGCTCGGTCAGCCGATCCGCCAGATGCTGATGCAGCACGACCTGCTGTTCTCGGTGGGCGGCGATCTCTTCACCCTCTCGCTGCCCTCGGACGTGGAGCCGATGCCGGAGGGCCTGCCCCTGATCCATCTCGATCTCGATCCCTGGGAGATCGGCAAGAACTATCCCGCGCAGGTCGCCATCCAGGGCGATCCCAAGGCGACGCTGCCCGAGCTGGTCGAGGCCCTGAAGCGGCGACTCGGCCCCTCGCAGGTCAAGGCGGTGAGCGCCCGGATCGAGCAGCTGCGGGTGGCGCAGGAGGCGCGGCGCGACGCGCTCCGGCAGGAGGCGGCCGCTCAGGCCGATCGCGTGCCGATCAGCCCGCTCGCGCTGGTGGGCGCGGTCGCGGGCGCGGTGCCCGACGAGGCCATCATCGTCGACGAGACCATCTCCTCGAGCCTCGGCGTGCGCGAGCTGCTGCGCGCCCGCGACCATCGCGGCTTCTACGGCCTGCGCGGCGGTGGCATCGGCTGGGGCCTGCCCGCCTCGCTCGGCGTCAAGCTGGCCCAGCCCGATCGGCCGGTGATCGCGCTGGTGGGCGACGGCAGCGCGATGTACACGATCCAGTCGCTCTGGTCGGCGGCGCACGACTCGATCGCGGTGGTGTTCGTGATCTTCAACAACCAGTCCTACCGCATCCTCAAGCAGCGCACCCTCGCGCTGAAGGGCTTCTCGGCCGAGGACGACACCTACGTGGCGATGGACCTGGTGAAACCGGGCCTCGACTACGTGGGCCTGGCGAAAGCCCAGGGGGTGCCGGGCGAGCTGGTGGACAAGACCTCGGGAGTGGCCGCGGCGATCAAGCGCGGGATGGCCTCGGGCGGGCCGTATCTCGTCGACGTCCGGATCGACGGCGCGCTGCGCGGCTGA
- a CDS encoding spore coat U domain-containing protein, with protein sequence MTITRLATIVLAASAALMPLAAEAACTVNTTNVAFGAYNVFTATPDDATGRVRLRCTGTRPPSVTVHLDKGGAPGFTPRQMRKGTETLDYNLYQDSTRTVIWGDGTGGSQTVVQPSPPLNTNIDVTVYGRIPAGQDVSSGAYSATVTATIFF encoded by the coding sequence ATGACCATCACGAGACTCGCTACGATCGTGCTCGCCGCGAGCGCCGCGCTGATGCCGCTCGCCGCCGAGGCGGCCTGCACCGTCAACACCACCAACGTCGCCTTCGGCGCCTACAACGTCTTCACCGCCACCCCCGACGACGCCACCGGCCGCGTGCGGCTCCGGTGCACCGGCACGCGTCCGCCCTCGGTCACGGTCCATCTCGACAAGGGCGGCGCCCCCGGCTTCACCCCGCGTCAGATGCGGAAGGGCACCGAGACGCTCGACTACAACCTGTACCAGGACTCGACCCGCACCGTCATCTGGGGCGACGGCACCGGCGGGAGCCAGACCGTCGTGCAGCCCAGCCCGCCGCTGAACACGAACATCGACGTGACGGTGTACGGGCGCATCCCGGCGGGCCAGGACGTGAGCTCGGGCGCCTATTCGGCCACGGTGACCGCGACCATCTTCTTCTAG
- the hemH gene encoding ferrochelatase: MDAVLLVAFGGPERPEDIRPFLQIVTEGRRIPPERLEEVAQHYEAIGGRSPLNALTRRQAEALRGALAAEGRPLPVWVGMRNWHPFLHEALAEMKDRGVRCALGIILSSLQTEVSWDRYVQDVTAAREKVGPDAPEVVYAPTWGAQPLFIEAMADRARAALDAIPSRRQSDARLVFTAHSVPVAMAAGSPYAEHLARAAGLIAARLGRTGWSLAYQSRSGSPRDPWLEPDVGDVIRRLAAEGARDVVVIPVGFVCDHVEVLYDLDVEARAVAASCGVDFHRAAAANDHPAFVAMLADLVRRGAAT, encoded by the coding sequence ATGGACGCGGTGCTGCTCGTCGCCTTCGGCGGCCCGGAGCGGCCCGAGGACATCCGCCCCTTCCTCCAGATCGTGACCGAGGGCCGCCGCATCCCGCCCGAGCGCCTCGAGGAGGTCGCCCAGCACTACGAGGCGATCGGCGGGCGCTCGCCGCTCAACGCGCTCACCCGGCGCCAGGCCGAGGCCCTCCGCGGCGCGCTCGCGGCCGAGGGCCGCCCGCTGCCGGTCTGGGTCGGCATGCGGAACTGGCATCCATTCCTGCACGAGGCGCTGGCCGAGATGAAGGACCGCGGGGTCCGGTGCGCGCTCGGCATCATCCTCTCGTCGCTGCAGACGGAGGTCTCGTGGGATCGCTACGTGCAGGACGTGACCGCGGCCCGCGAGAAAGTGGGTCCCGACGCGCCCGAGGTGGTCTACGCGCCGACGTGGGGCGCCCAGCCCCTCTTCATCGAGGCGATGGCCGATCGCGCGCGCGCCGCGCTCGACGCGATCCCGTCGCGGCGGCAGTCCGACGCGCGGCTCGTCTTCACCGCGCACAGCGTGCCGGTGGCCATGGCGGCCGGCTCGCCCTACGCCGAGCATCTGGCGCGCGCGGCCGGCCTGATCGCCGCGCGTCTCGGCCGCACCGGCTGGTCGCTCGCCTACCAGAGCCGCAGCGGCTCGCCGCGCGACCCGTGGCTCGAGCCCGACGTGGGCGACGTCATCCGACGGCTCGCCGCCGAGGGCGCGCGCGACGTGGTCGTGATCCCCGTCGGCTTCGTCTGCGATCACGTGGAGGTGCTCTACGATCTCGACGTCGAAGCGCGCGCGGTGGCCGCGTCGTGCGGCGTCGACTTCCACCGTGCCGCCGCGGCCAACGACCACCCTGCCTTCGTGGCCATGCTGGCCGATCTCGTCCGCCGCGGGGCCGCCACGTGA
- the hemG gene encoding protoporphyrinogen oxidase: MKLVVVGGGISGLAAAHRAVEVARERGRPLDLTVLEAAERLGGTIQTEHRDGFLVECGPDSFLSEKPWALDLCRRLGLEQRLLRTDDRFRRTYVVFRGHLHPLPDGFQLLAPTRLGPFVASRLFSWPGKLRMALDLVLPRGSDPDESLGSFVRRRLGREALQRVAQPLVAGIYTADPDELSLAATMPRFLEMERRDRSVILALWRAARRTPARGDGVSGARWSLFVTLADGMEELIRALATRLPPGAVRLKEPVTGVAREGSGWRLATASGTAVEADALILAPESHQSARLLRYVDPGLAHLLDGIPYASSATVTLAYRRRDIGHLLDGFGFVVPQIERRPIIACSFSSVKYPGRAPAEHALLRVFLGGALNEAALHADDATLAATARREVAGLLAVTGEPLFTRVVRYPRSMPQYHVGHAARAEAIEQAVARLPGLCLAGGAYRGVGIADCVRSGEAAAAALLGAGAGEPRS; this comes from the coding sequence GTGAAGCTGGTGGTCGTCGGCGGCGGCATCAGCGGCCTCGCCGCCGCGCACCGAGCGGTGGAGGTGGCGCGCGAGCGCGGCCGGCCGCTCGACCTGACGGTGCTGGAGGCGGCGGAGCGGCTCGGCGGCACGATCCAGACCGAGCATCGCGATGGCTTCCTCGTGGAGTGCGGTCCCGATTCGTTCCTCTCCGAGAAGCCGTGGGCGCTCGATCTCTGCCGCCGCCTCGGGCTGGAGCAGCGACTTCTGCGGACCGACGACCGCTTCCGCCGGACCTACGTGGTCTTTCGCGGCCACCTCCACCCGCTGCCGGACGGCTTCCAGCTGCTGGCTCCGACGCGCCTCGGCCCGTTCGTGGCCTCGCGGCTCTTCTCGTGGCCCGGCAAGCTGCGGATGGCGCTGGACCTGGTCCTGCCGCGGGGATCCGATCCCGACGAGAGCCTCGGCTCGTTCGTCCGCCGGCGCCTCGGGCGCGAGGCGCTGCAGCGCGTCGCCCAGCCGCTGGTCGCCGGCATCTACACCGCGGACCCGGACGAGCTGTCGCTGGCCGCGACCATGCCGCGCTTCCTCGAGATGGAGCGCCGCGATCGCAGCGTGATCCTGGCGCTCTGGCGGGCCGCGCGGAGGACGCCGGCGCGGGGGGACGGGGTGAGCGGCGCGCGCTGGTCGCTGTTCGTGACCCTGGCCGACGGCATGGAGGAGCTGATCCGCGCGCTGGCCACACGGCTGCCCCCGGGCGCGGTGCGCCTGAAGGAGCCGGTCACCGGCGTCGCGCGCGAGGGCTCGGGCTGGCGGCTCGCCACCGCGAGCGGGACCGCCGTCGAGGCCGACGCGCTGATCCTGGCGCCGGAGTCGCATCAGTCCGCGCGGCTCCTGCGCTACGTCGATCCGGGCCTCGCCCACCTGCTCGACGGGATCCCGTACGCCTCGTCGGCCACCGTGACTCTCGCCTACCGGCGCCGGGACATCGGGCATCTGCTCGATGGATTCGGCTTCGTGGTGCCGCAGATCGAGCGGCGCCCGATCATCGCCTGCTCGTTCTCCAGCGTGAAATATCCCGGGCGCGCGCCCGCCGAGCACGCGCTCCTGCGCGTGTTTCTGGGCGGGGCGCTGAATGAGGCGGCGCTTCACGCCGATGACGCGACCCTCGCCGCCACCGCGCGACGCGAGGTGGCGGGTCTGCTGGCCGTCACGGGCGAGCCGCTCTTCACGCGCGTCGTGCGCTACCCGCGCTCGATGCCGCAGTACCACGTGGGCCACGCCGCTCGCGCGGAAGCCATCGAGCAGGCGGTGGCCCGGCTACCCGGCCTGTGTCTCGCCGGGGGCGCCTATCGAGGGGTCGGCATCGCGGACTGCGTGCGGTCGGGCGAGGCGGCGGCGGCTGCGCTGCTGGGAGCGGGAGCGGGCGAGCCTAGAAGTTGA
- the hemE gene encoding uroporphyrinogen decarboxylase: MPPAVSSTFLQACHRRPTSFTPIWLMRQAGRYMPEYRAVRARMGFLELCKHPEAAAEVTLQPVERLGVDAAILFADILLVLEPLGVGLEFTAGDGPRMARPVRSAAAVRALPAVDVDDAVGFVFDTVARVRKALADRVPLIGFAGAPFTLASYLVEGGPSREFLLTKALMREEPEAWAALMTRLADITGAYLNGQIEAGVQAVQLFDSWVGALSPSDYRQFVEPYSRRAIQALRPGVPVIHFGVGTAGLLPLMKGAGGDVIGLDWRVDLGAAWEQLGHDVAVQGNLDPAVLLAGPDAIRRAAREILQAAAGRPGHVFNLGHGIHKETPVEHVKALVDMVHDMSAR; this comes from the coding sequence ATGCCGCCGGCAGTTTCCTCCACGTTTCTCCAGGCGTGTCACCGTCGCCCCACGTCGTTCACGCCGATCTGGCTCATGCGGCAGGCGGGCCGCTACATGCCGGAGTACCGCGCGGTGCGGGCGCGCATGGGATTCCTCGAGCTGTGCAAGCATCCCGAGGCCGCGGCCGAGGTGACGCTGCAGCCGGTCGAGCGCCTCGGGGTGGACGCGGCGATCCTCTTCGCCGACATCCTGCTCGTGCTGGAGCCGCTCGGGGTGGGCCTCGAGTTCACCGCCGGCGACGGCCCCCGCATGGCCCGGCCGGTGCGGAGCGCGGCGGCGGTGCGCGCGCTGCCCGCGGTGGACGTCGACGACGCGGTCGGCTTCGTGTTCGACACGGTGGCGCGCGTGCGCAAGGCCCTCGCGGACCGCGTGCCGCTCATCGGCTTCGCGGGCGCCCCGTTCACGCTGGCCTCGTACCTGGTCGAGGGCGGCCCGTCGCGCGAGTTCCTGCTCACCAAGGCCCTCATGCGCGAGGAGCCGGAGGCGTGGGCGGCCCTGATGACCCGTCTCGCCGACATCACCGGCGCGTACCTGAACGGACAGATCGAGGCCGGCGTCCAGGCCGTGCAGCTCTTCGATTCGTGGGTCGGCGCGCTCTCGCCCTCGGATTACCGCCAGTTCGTGGAGCCCTACTCGCGCCGGGCGATCCAGGCGCTGCGGCCGGGCGTGCCGGTCATCCATTTCGGCGTCGGCACCGCGGGACTGTTGCCGCTGATGAAGGGGGCGGGCGGCGACGTCATCGGGCTCGACTGGCGCGTGGATCTGGGCGCGGCCTGGGAGCAACTCGGCCACGACGTCGCGGTGCAGGGCAACCTGGATCCGGCGGTGCTGCTGGCCGGCCCCGACGCGATCCGGCGGGCCGCCCGGGAGATTCTCCAGGCCGCGGCCGGCCGCCCGGGCCACGTCTTCAACCTGGGCCACGGCATTCACAAGGAGACGCCGGTGGAGCACGTGAAGGCGCTCGTGGACATGGTCCACGACATGTCCGCCCGGTGA